ACCGGCGACACCATCCCCGCGCCCCGCGAACACCTCGCCGCCGCCCTCACCCCGCAAGCCGACGGCGAAGAGAGCACCGGCGTCCCCCTGGCCTCGTCCCGGGCCGGGACGATCATCGCCCTGACCCTGAACCGGCTCCAGCACCTCACCACACCCGAGAAACTGGCCCTCATCGAACAGAACCTCACCACCACCGCGGCGACCGCCGACCCCGACTTCCTCGCCCGCGTCGCCCGCCGCTGGGCCGACACCATCGACGCCGACGGCACCGAACCCAGCGAAGAAGCCCTCCGCCACACCCAAGGCGCGTTCATCCGCAAACCCCGCCACGGCCTGCACCACCTCGAAATCTACGCAACCACCGACCAATACGAACACCTCCTCACCGTCATGAACACCGCCACCAACCCCCGCACCACCGGCACCGCAAACCCGAGCGCCACCGGCACCACCCCTGCAGCAGCCACGGGCACCAACGGCGGCATCAACGACGGCGGCAACGCAGAAAAGGACCGCACCAGCCAGGACGGGGTCTGGAACAAGAACAACCCCGGCCCGGACCTGGACCGGCGCACCCGGCCGCAAAAACAACTCGAAGGCCTCGTCGGCGCCGCCAAAGTAGCCCTGGCCACCAACAGCCTGCCCGCCACCGGCGGCAACCGCCCCCAAATCATCGCCACCATCAACTACCAGGACCTCCTCCCCCACCACACCAGCACCCCCGCCGGGGCACACCCAGGGGCCTGGACCGGAGGAGAGCCAGGCGCCGCCGGCATCGAAGCCGACGCAGGCACGGGTACGGGCACGGGCATCGGCATCGGCACGGAAGCCAGGACCGGAACCCAAACCAGCATCGGAACCCAAACCAGCGCCGGAACAGGCACCGGGAACTTCGCGTTCACCGGCCCCATCGCCGCCGTCACCCTGCGCAAAATCGCCTGCGACGCCGACATCATCCCCGCCATCCTCGGCACCCACGGCGAACTCCTGGACCTCGGACGCAAAACCCGGCTCTTCACCCCAGCCCAACGCACCGCCCTCACCGCCCGCGACCAAGGCTGCGCCTTCCCCCACTGCACCATCCCCGCACCCTGGTGCGAAGCCCACCACATCACCTACTGGTCCCAAGGCGGCCCCACCAACCTGGACAACGGCGTCCTCCTCTGCAGCGGCCACCACCACCTCATCCACAAAGAACAATGGACCATCACCACCACCAACGGCACCCCCTGGTTCACACCCCCAAAACACCTCGACCCGCACCAAACACCCCAACAAAACCACTACTTCAAACCACCCCCACCACCAACACCCCGCGAGTGAATTGGCGGAGCATCAACCTCCTGCATGGCGGCAAACTCAGGTCCCAACTGAAGTGGCTGCATCCCGAAGCCGGTCTCGGACGCTTAGATGACGGCTGCAGCGCCCGCCAACCAACCAAAGCCGCGGCATTATTCATCCGCCGAGCAGAACTGCCCTTAAACAGCTCCGTCCCGGGAGGAACCGAAGGTTCCCGCCGGGACGGAGCTGCCACCCGCCGTCGGACGTTCTGGGCGAAGGAGGCATCCACCCAAGTTGTCCAGAGCCGTGTTGGCGGTGTGAAGACTAGCTGCTGATCGCCGACTTCATCTCGTCATGCGCTTTCTTGCCTGCTTCCTCCGTGGAAAGCCGCTCGAAGAGAACCTCGGAGGTATACCGCTTGATGATTTCCTGGATGGCGCCTGCGCCCTTCGGCGGCGGGGCCGGAGCCTCACCGAGCTCGTCCTTGATCTGGTCAATGAACTTGACCACCTTGACGTCCGACGGGGTCAGCTTAGGTTCAATGGTTGCCCGGACTTCCGAGTTGGGGTAAACACCACGGTCGGCCAGGAGGGCTTCACCGGCCTTGACGTTGTTGGCCAGGAAGTTGATGAACTTGGCGGTTTCCTTCGGGTGCTTGGTGCGCGAAGAGGCCGACCAGAACTGCGATGCCTTGTACCAAAGCCCGGCGTCAGCCGACGAGCCGGTCTTGGTGGGGAACCGCAGGATCTTCAGGTCGCCGCCCGATGCCTTTTCCAAAGCTGGAGCCTGGTTGGACCACCAGAAAGCCATGCCGTTCTTGCCGGTGGCGAGGCCGCTCTGGTCCAGCGGCGCGGCTTCAGCCTCCACCACCTCGGACGCGGACGGAACTGCCTTCTTCTCGCTGAGCTCCTTCAGGAACGACCACCACTGGGCGATGTCGCCCGGTTCGAATCCCAGCTTGCCGTCTGAGGTGTACAGAGACTTGCCGTTCTGGCGAAGCCATACGCCCAGCGATGCTTCATCGGTTCCATAGGCGGCCGCACCGTAAGTGCCCTTCGGGGACTTAGCTGTGACGTCAGCGGCAATCCGTTCGAAGTCCTCCCAGGTCCACTTGGAATCGTCGGGCAGCGGGACCCCTGCAGCTTCGAACACCTTCGGGTTGGCCAGGATGGTGGCGGCGTTAATGCCAGCCGCGATGCCTGTCAGCCCGTCCTCACCCTTGCCGGCGTTGAGGGCCGCTTCGTCGAGCTTGGAGGTGTCGATGTCTTGTTTGGAGAGGTCAAGGAGGGCACCCCGGCTGGAGTACTCGGTGATGTACTTTTCGTCCATTTGGATGATATCCGGTGCATCGTTGGCGGCCACCTGGGTGGCCAGCTTGTCCCAGTAACCGCTCCAGTCGCCGAATTCCGGCTTGATCTTGATGTTGGGGTTCTCGGCTTCGAACTGCTTGATGGCTTCCTGGGTCAGCTGGGCCCGCTTGTCGCCGCCCCACCAGGAGAACCGCAGTTCAACGGGTCCGTCAGCACTTTGCTGGCCGGCTCCCCCGCCGCAGGCACTGAGGCTCAAAGCCATAACGACGGCGGCGGCAGCGGCTGCAACGCCAGTCTTACGTGAGGGGCGGCGTGCGCCCGTGGAGGATGTTGCTGCCGGCTGCTTGGTTGCAGCAGAGGCAGAGCGGGAAAAAAGCGGCACTGGTACTCCGATCTTCTTTGATCATGATGCTGGGGATGCGATGGAGGAATGAAGTTAAAACTAAGACGGGCCAAAAACGGGAAAGCGTTTTCTGAATCTAATGCTATAAGTTGCCAACTTGTATTACAAGAGTGTTGTGCAAACTCTTTTGGACCGCAGAAACGGCCCGTCGGCGGACGGGCCGTTTCGAGGCGGGACTGCCCCGACCGCCCAACAGGGCGATGCGGGGACCCCGCAGCGGCTACTTGATGCCTGTGGTGGCGATGCCCTTGATGAGGAACCGCTGGCCAAAAAGGAAGACCAGGAACACCGGCAGGAGGGACACGATGGACATTGCAAACAGCGATCCCCAGCTCGTGGCGGACTGCGAGTCAACAAATGCCCGCAGGGCTACCGGAACGGTGAACATGTCCGGATCCGTAAGGTAGATCAGGGCGCCGAAGAAGTCGTTCCAGGTCCAGATGAAGGTGAAGATGGTGGTGGTGGCCAGCGCCGGCACCATCAGTGGCAGGATGACCCGGAGGAAGATGCGCGGGTGGCCGGCCCCGTCAATGCGGGCGGCCTCGTCGAGGTCCTTCGGGATGCCGCGGATGAACTGCACCATGAGGAAGACGAAGAACGCATCCGTGGCCAGCAGTTTGGGTACCAGCAGCGGCCAGAAGGTGTTTACCCAGCCGATCTGTGAGAACAGGATGTACTGCGGAACGATGACCACGTGGAACGGCAGCATGATGGTCAGCAGCATGATCCCGAAGAACAGCTTCTTGCCGGTGAACTGCAGCCGGGCGAATGCGTAGGCGGCCATCGAGCAGGAGATCAGGTTGCCCAGGATGGAGCCGATCACCACGATGGCCGAGTTGAGCATGTAGTGGCCGAAGGGGTGGGTCAGGGCAGACCAGCCGGAGGTGTAGTTGCTCATCTCCAGGCTGTTCAGCCACAGGCCGGGCTCGCGGAAGATCAGGTCGTTGGGCCGCAACGAGGAAACCACCATCCACAGCAGCGGGTAGATCATCAGCCCGCCGGCAAGGATCAGGATCGCGTGCTTGATGAGGGCTTTTGTCCGCTGCGAGCGGCTGAACGCCAGGGTGCCCCGGGACTCCCGGGCTTTGGGCCTGCGGCGGTTCGTAGGCTTGCCGGCGCCGGCTGACTTCTTGTCCGGGGCGGGCAGCGTCTCAAGCTTAGTCGTCATAGAAAACCCAATACTTAGAAGCGATGAAGTTGATGGCGGTGAAGACGCCGATGATCAGCAGCAGAACCCAGGCCATGGCGGACGCGTAGCCCATGTCGAACTGGCCGAATCCCTTTTGGTACAGGTACAGCGTGAAGAACATCGTGGAGTCCGAGGGCCCGCCGTTGCCGCCCGAGACGATGAACGCCTGGGTGAACGACTGGAACGAACCGATGATCTGGAGTACCAGGTTGAAGAAGATGATGGGGCTCAGCATCGGCAGGGTGATCTTCCAGAACTGCTGGAGCGTGGTGGCGCCATCAACCCTGGCTGCCTCGTAGTACATGTTCGGGATCTGGCGCAGGCCGGCCAGGAAGATGATCATGGGGGCGCCGAACGTCCAGACGTGCAGCAGGATGATCGAACCAAGGGCCGTGCTGGGGTCCGAGATCCAGCCCGGACCCTGGATGCCGAACATCGCCAGGACCTGGTTCACCAGGCCGGTAGTGCCGAAAATCTGCTTCCACAGGATGGCCACTGCCACCGAACCGCCCAGCAGAGACGGCAAATAGAACACCGACCGGTAGAACGGCAGTCCCCGCAGGCCCTTGTCCAGGACCAACGCAATCAGCAGCGCCACCGCGAGCTGGAGCGGGACACCGATGAACACGTAGGTGAAGGTCACCCGCAGCGAGTTGTGCAGCCGGGCATCGGTGAGCATCCGGGTGAAGTTCTCCAGCCCCGTCCATTCCGGCGGCTGGAGCAGGTTGTAGTCCGTGAAGGACAGGTAGAGGGACATCAGCATGGGGCCAATGGTGATGGCCACCAGGCCAACCAGCCACGGCAGCAGGAAAATGTAGGCCGCCTTGTTGTCCCGGCCGTTCGCCTTCTTCTCCTCAGTGGTGGCTTTGCCCTTCCGTCGGGAGAACGAGCTGAGTTCGCTGATGGCACTCACTGCGGCAACCCCGCTCCGGACAAGCGCTCCGCTGCAGCCGGCATTCCTGCCGGGCGCGGTGCCCTGGGTATGTGATTAGCGGCCATGTGGTCTCCTTTGGTCATCGTGGCCTCCACGTTTTGGTAATCGCCGGAGCGATCTTGGACGCCGCGCCTTGGCCGTGCTTTCCAACAAAGGTGGCATCGGATTGGCGGTCGTCCTGTGCACCACCCGCGGGTGGTGCGGATGAAAAAGCGGCTCCGTACCAAAGTAAACGGTTTCTTGACTCTTGTATAGCCCTTTGTTAGTTTTTGAGAAAGCGTTTTCTGTGGCAGGCGCCACACCGCCTGGATTCACCAACTGAGGGGCAGGACAATGCGGTTTAGTCTCAAGAAGTCGTCGATGGCAGCAGCCGGCGCATCAGCAGTTCTGGCGCTGGTTCTCACCGGCTGCGGCAGCAGCCCGGATGCCGGAAAGGTAGGGACCGCCGAAGATCCCGTCACCATCCGCTTCGCCTGGTGGGGCAACGACTCGCGGGCGAAGACCACCCTCGAAGTCATCAAGGACTTCGAGGCGGCGAACCCCACCATCAAGGTGCAGGGCGAGAACACCGAATTCAGTTCCTACTGGGACAAGATGGCCACCCAGATCGCCGGCGGTACCACTCCGGATGTCTTCGCCATGAGCGGCGCCTACCCCAGCGAATATGCAAGCCGCGGCGTCCTGCTGGACCTGGACAAGGTTAAAGACCAGGTCGACACGTCCAAGTTTGCCGAAGGGACCGTGGACCTCGGCAAAATCGACGGCAAGCAGTACACCCTCACCGCCGGCGTTAATGCCATGTCCATGGTCATCGACCCCAAAGTCTTCGAAGCTGCCGGGGTGGAGCTGCCGGACGATGAAACCTGGACCTGGGAGGACTACGCGGACATCGCCGCCGAGATCACCAAAAAATCCCCGGCCGGAACCTTCGGCACAACCCCCATGGCAAACGACTCCTTCCTGGCCGTCTGGGCCCGGCAGAACGGTGACGACCTGTACACCGACGACGGCAAGAAGCTGGGCATCAGCGAGGACACCGCCGCCAAGTGGTTCGAGCTGAACAAAAAGCTGATGGAAACCGGAGGAGCCCCCTCCGCGTCGCAGACGGTCGAGGATGGCTCGGCCCAGCCCGAAATGACCCTGATGGGCCAGGGCAAGCAGGGCATGAAGATCTCCTGGAGCAACCAGATGAACTCCTACTCGGGTTCGCCCCTGGTCATGATGAAGCTGCCCAACGAGAGCAAGCAGCCGGGATCCTGGCTGCGGTCATCCATGGAATACGCCATCTCCTCCAAGTCCGCACACCCCAAGGAAGCAGCCCTGTTCATCAACTACCTGGTGAACAACGTTGACGCCGCCACCAAGATCAAGAGCGACCGGGGAATGCCGGCCAACACCGAACTCAAGGCCGCCATCACCCCACTCCTGAAGGAATCCCAGCAGAAGGAAGCGGTGTACCTGGACCGCCTCGCTGAGATGAAGATCGAGCCGCCTCTGCCGTTCCCCGCCGGATCGTCCGCCACCATGGAGGTCCTCAACCGGTTCAACACGGATGTATTGTTCGGGAAGATCTCCCCACGGGACGCCGCCAAGGGCTTCATCCAAGAGGTCAACTCGAATCTTGGCTAGTTCCGGGCTGATCCCCGTCGTCACCACATCCGCCCTCACCACACCACGCGAACAGGAGGCAGGCCGGTGAACCCCAATATCGGACTGAGCCCCAATGCCCGCCCACCGCGGCCGAGCGCGATTGCCGGCTACGAGGACTGGCCTGCCTACGTTCAGGAAAACCCCCGGTACCAGGCTGCCAGCGGGACGGCCCAGGAACTGGCGGACGCCCTCGGCGTACCCGGTGCGCTGCCGTCACCGGACGTGACGGTCCACTGGGAGGAGACGCACGACGGCGTCAACACCTCCCAGCTCAGCTGGCAGCTGGGCTTCGGACCCCGGAGCACGGGCTGGCTGATCCGCCCGGCGGGCGCTACCGGTCCCCTGCCCGGCGTCCTGGCCTTGCACTGCCACGGCGGCAACAAGTTCGGCGGCGCGGACCGGTTGGTGGAACTCCCCGAGTCCCATCCCGCGGCGGAAAATGCCCGCACCGGCCATTATGACGGCCACGCCCTCGCCACTGACATTGCGCGCCGCGGGTTTGCCGTCCTGGCCCACGACACCTTCGCCTGGGGCAGCCGCCGCTTCAACCTTGACCTCCCGCCCTGGCGGACGGCCTCAGCGCTGGAGGCAAGGCAGGCGCAATGGCGGGAGGACGGCATCGTGCCTTCCGAAGCGGAGATGTACAACGCCGCAGCCGGATTCCACGAGGAAACCGTGGCCAAAACCGCGGGCCTGCTGGGTACCAGCCTCGCCGGCATGGTGGCCCACGACGACCTCGCGGCGCTGGACATTCTCGCCGGACTGCCCGAGGTAGACCAGGACAGGCTCGGCTGCATCGGTTTCTCCGGCGGCGGCGGCCGTTCCCTGGCCCTCGCCGCGCTGAGTCCCCGCATCCGGAGCTACGTGGTGACCTGCATGATGACCACGTTCCAGTCGCTGCTGC
This genomic interval from Arthrobacter sp. SLBN-100 contains the following:
- a CDS encoding DUF222 domain-containing protein, coding for MEVIGERPEQFGGNVVVLGRVGITNQPDASDSNNYPAAGTLGSLAASDGDDDATRLSAGWPLRAVPAGPVPAESAPAGSGPTESELVDSAPEASAQVEATPPEEPPTAVAERLDPASLPAGTVVHAGEPLSLGEIGKLLACAAAAAPSMLAGADYVEAAKYAGQVEELSRGVEYLQVLSAGTVDRTRTRAIAAADAARASRSRTGKGWVTGWDNGVETLNETDTAWPGQPAAPGSTASAAHTETEAGIGAGTGTGTATGSQGPVITSPADDGCANTAEFLRQRLRIGKSEANRRLALATDILPATTLTGDTIPAPREHLAAALTPQADGEESTGVPLASSRAGTIIALTLNRLQHLTTPEKLALIEQNLTTTAATADPDFLARVARRWADTIDADGTEPSEEALRHTQGAFIRKPRHGLHHLEIYATTDQYEHLLTVMNTATNPRTTGTANPSATGTTPAAATGTNGGINDGGNAEKDRTSQDGVWNKNNPGPDLDRRTRPQKQLEGLVGAAKVALATNSLPATGGNRPQIIATINYQDLLPHHTSTPAGAHPGAWTGGEPGAAGIEADAGTGTGTGIGIGTEARTGTQTSIGTQTSAGTGTGNFAFTGPIAAVTLRKIACDADIIPAILGTHGELLDLGRKTRLFTPAQRTALTARDQGCAFPHCTIPAPWCEAHHITYWSQGGPTNLDNGVLLCSGHHHLIHKEQWTITTTNGTPWFTPPKHLDPHQTPQQNHYFKPPPPPTPRE
- a CDS encoding ABC transporter substrate-binding protein, which codes for MPLFSRSASAATKQPAATSSTGARRPSRKTGVAAAAAAVVMALSLSACGGGAGQQSADGPVELRFSWWGGDKRAQLTQEAIKQFEAENPNIKIKPEFGDWSGYWDKLATQVAANDAPDIIQMDEKYITEYSSRGALLDLSKQDIDTSKLDEAALNAGKGEDGLTGIAAGINAATILANPKVFEAAGVPLPDDSKWTWEDFERIAADVTAKSPKGTYGAAAYGTDEASLGVWLRQNGKSLYTSDGKLGFEPGDIAQWWSFLKELSEKKAVPSASEVVEAEAAPLDQSGLATGKNGMAFWWSNQAPALEKASGGDLKILRFPTKTGSSADAGLWYKASQFWSASSRTKHPKETAKFINFLANNVKAGEALLADRGVYPNSEVRATIEPKLTPSDVKVVKFIDQIKDELGEAPAPPPKGAGAIQEIIKRYTSEVLFERLSTEEAGKKAHDEMKSAISS
- a CDS encoding carbohydrate ABC transporter permease is translated as MTTKLETLPAPDKKSAGAGKPTNRRRPKARESRGTLAFSRSQRTKALIKHAILILAGGLMIYPLLWMVVSSLRPNDLIFREPGLWLNSLEMSNYTSGWSALTHPFGHYMLNSAIVVIGSILGNLISCSMAAYAFARLQFTGKKLFFGIMLLTIMLPFHVVIVPQYILFSQIGWVNTFWPLLVPKLLATDAFFVFLMVQFIRGIPKDLDEAARIDGAGHPRIFLRVILPLMVPALATTTIFTFIWTWNDFFGALIYLTDPDMFTVPVALRAFVDSQSATSWGSLFAMSIVSLLPVFLVFLFGQRFLIKGIATTGIK
- a CDS encoding carbohydrate ABC transporter permease, which gives rise to MSAISELSSFSRRKGKATTEEKKANGRDNKAAYIFLLPWLVGLVAITIGPMLMSLYLSFTDYNLLQPPEWTGLENFTRMLTDARLHNSLRVTFTYVFIGVPLQLAVALLIALVLDKGLRGLPFYRSVFYLPSLLGGSVAVAILWKQIFGTTGLVNQVLAMFGIQGPGWISDPSTALGSIILLHVWTFGAPMIIFLAGLRQIPNMYYEAARVDGATTLQQFWKITLPMLSPIIFFNLVLQIIGSFQSFTQAFIVSGGNGGPSDSTMFFTLYLYQKGFGQFDMGYASAMAWVLLLIIGVFTAINFIASKYWVFYDD
- a CDS encoding ABC transporter substrate-binding protein, coding for MAAAGASAVLALVLTGCGSSPDAGKVGTAEDPVTIRFAWWGNDSRAKTTLEVIKDFEAANPTIKVQGENTEFSSYWDKMATQIAGGTTPDVFAMSGAYPSEYASRGVLLDLDKVKDQVDTSKFAEGTVDLGKIDGKQYTLTAGVNAMSMVIDPKVFEAAGVELPDDETWTWEDYADIAAEITKKSPAGTFGTTPMANDSFLAVWARQNGDDLYTDDGKKLGISEDTAAKWFELNKKLMETGGAPSASQTVEDGSAQPEMTLMGQGKQGMKISWSNQMNSYSGSPLVMMKLPNESKQPGSWLRSSMEYAISSKSAHPKEAALFINYLVNNVDAATKIKSDRGMPANTELKAAITPLLKESQQKEAVYLDRLAEMKIEPPLPFPAGSSATMEVLNRFNTDVLFGKISPRDAAKGFIQEVNSNLG
- a CDS encoding acetylxylan esterase, with translation MNPNIGLSPNARPPRPSAIAGYEDWPAYVQENPRYQAASGTAQELADALGVPGALPSPDVTVHWEETHDGVNTSQLSWQLGFGPRSTGWLIRPAGATGPLPGVLALHCHGGNKFGGADRLVELPESHPAAENARTGHYDGHALATDIARRGFAVLAHDTFAWGSRRFNLDLPPWRTASALEARQAQWREDGIVPSEAEMYNAAAGFHEETVAKTAGLLGTSLAGMVAHDDLAALDILAGLPEVDQDRLGCIGFSGGGGRSLALAALSPRIRSYVVTCMMTTFQSLLPAHLDAHSWLLQTPGLWRVGDWPELTARSTASRLLVQYAVADELFPEDGMRDAHAILESLHPPGTYTGSFWPGGHVFTSRMQEEALDFLAATLHSPSTFSPQSTFSSQSTFSPQSTFSSQSTFSSQGPPS